One Acidobacteriota bacterium genomic region harbors:
- a CDS encoding pyruvate oxidase: protein MASRNAAEILVDVLIDWDVKVIFGLPGDGINGIMEALRQRQDEIQFIQARHEESAAFMACGYAKYTGKLGVCLATSGPGGIHLLNGLYDAKLDGQPVLAITGHHFHDLIGTYAQQDVDLDKLFDDVAPYSVRVMSAAHVENVAHLACRTSLAYGCVTHINFPVDLQEQEGGPRSKRNVKRHADTDVLARGGGVPADEHLQAAAAVLNSGKKIAMMAGRGALGATEEIEKLAETLASPVIKPLLGKAVLPDDSPYTTGSIGLLGTKPSEEAIENCDTLLMVGTSFPYIEFFPKPGEKRGVQIDCDPVRIGLRYPVEVGLVGDTKQTIRKLLPLLQKKDDRSFLEKAQKGMKEWEELMDTRATRMDKPLKPQVVAAELSKRLSSDAIVSCDSGTVATWFARHIKVRRGQMYSLSGNLATMACGLPYAIAAQIAHPNRQSIAFVGDGAMTMLMGEMATAVKYNLPIKVIVIKNDTLGQIKWEQMVFLGNPEYACALHPIDFVKIAEACGATGIRIDDPERCGDQLQQALNAPGPVVIEAVVDPFEPPMPANITPEQALHFAESLAKGEPDRKKIMATVFKNKVKEMV, encoded by the coding sequence ATGGCTTCGAGGAACGCAGCAGAAATTCTGGTGGACGTGCTCATCGACTGGGACGTGAAGGTAATCTTCGGCCTCCCCGGAGACGGCATCAACGGGATCATGGAAGCGCTTCGCCAGCGTCAGGACGAGATCCAGTTCATCCAGGCCCGGCACGAAGAATCGGCAGCGTTCATGGCCTGTGGCTACGCCAAATACACCGGCAAACTCGGCGTCTGCCTCGCAACGTCGGGCCCGGGCGGGATTCATCTACTCAACGGCCTTTACGACGCCAAGCTCGACGGTCAGCCGGTGCTGGCGATCACCGGCCACCACTTCCACGATCTCATCGGCACCTACGCGCAGCAGGACGTCGATCTCGACAAGCTCTTCGATGACGTAGCGCCTTACAGCGTTCGTGTGATGAGCGCCGCGCACGTGGAGAACGTCGCCCATCTGGCGTGCAGGACGTCGCTGGCCTACGGCTGCGTCACGCACATCAACTTCCCTGTAGATCTGCAGGAGCAGGAGGGCGGGCCGCGCTCAAAACGGAACGTCAAACGGCATGCGGACACGGACGTCCTCGCGCGCGGCGGCGGCGTTCCTGCCGACGAACACCTGCAAGCAGCGGCAGCCGTGCTCAACTCCGGAAAGAAAATCGCAATGATGGCAGGCCGCGGCGCGCTCGGCGCCACCGAGGAAATCGAAAAACTCGCCGAAACCCTGGCCAGTCCGGTCATCAAACCGCTTCTCGGAAAAGCAGTCCTTCCCGACGACAGCCCTTACACGACCGGGAGCATCGGTCTCCTCGGCACAAAGCCGTCCGAGGAGGCGATCGAAAACTGCGACACGCTTCTGATGGTGGGGACGTCGTTTCCCTACATCGAATTTTTTCCGAAGCCGGGTGAAAAGCGCGGCGTGCAGATCGACTGCGACCCCGTGCGGATCGGACTTCGATATCCGGTGGAAGTGGGCCTCGTCGGCGACACGAAACAGACGATCCGCAAACTTCTGCCGCTCCTGCAGAAGAAGGACGACCGGAGCTTCCTCGAAAAAGCGCAGAAGGGGATGAAGGAGTGGGAGGAACTGATGGATACGCGGGCCACGCGGATGGACAAGCCGCTGAAGCCTCAGGTCGTCGCGGCCGAGTTATCGAAGCGGCTCAGCTCCGACGCGATCGTCTCCTGCGATTCCGGGACGGTGGCGACATGGTTCGCGCGGCACATCAAGGTGCGTCGCGGCCAGATGTATTCGCTGTCCGGAAATCTGGCCACGATGGCCTGCGGGCTGCCCTACGCCATCGCCGCGCAGATCGCTCATCCGAATCGGCAATCCATTGCCTTCGTCGGCGACGGGGCCATGACGATGCTCATGGGTGAGATGGCGACCGCCGTCAAATACAACCTGCCCATCAAAGTCATCGTGATCAAGAACGATACGCTCGGCCAGATCAAATGGGAGCAGATGGTGTTCCTGGGCAATCCCGAGTACGCCTGCGCGCTGCATCCGATCGATTTCGTGAAGATCGCCGAAGCTTGCGGGGCGACCGGAATCCGCATCGACGACCCCGAGCGTTGCGGGGATCAGCTCCAGCAGGCGCTGAACGCTCCCGGGCCGGTCGTCATCGAGGCTGTCGTCGATCCGTTCGAGCCGCCGATGCCGGCAAACATCACGCCGGAGCAGGCGCTGCATTTCGCAGAGTCGCTGGCAAAGGGAGAGCCCGATCGGAAGAAGATCATGGCCACCGTCTTCAAGAACAAAGTGAAGGAGATGGTGTGA
- a CDS encoding sodium:calcium antiporter, with translation MQWFKDLPLWGNIAAFAVGCIFVWFAGTRLSRGADAISGRTKLGEAFVGALLLGGATSLPEIATTVSASVLGRADIAVNNIFGGIAMQVSILALADAVIGRGPISASYRHPGVLLQGTLLVFVLTTATAAIAVGDTLLAGFGIWTLAIFVFVILGLVLIKRYEQNPTWKPIELEEKRRRDEAEEAEDEKTVPGKRFRRMSMPRLVTDMTISGLVVLGAGFAVTQSGEQIAEQTGIGGSFAGAVLLAIATSLPEVSTTVEAARLGARMMAISNIFGTNLFDAALLFVADLGYAKDAAVLNEVGSFAQVGALLGIACTTIYMAGILERKDRSWLRLGPDSILVLMVYGGGLVLLYTLR, from the coding sequence GTGCAGTGGTTCAAAGATCTGCCGCTCTGGGGAAACATCGCCGCGTTTGCCGTGGGTTGCATATTCGTATGGTTCGCAGGCACCCGCCTCTCGCGCGGCGCCGATGCGATCTCCGGTCGTACGAAACTCGGTGAAGCGTTCGTGGGCGCGCTGCTTCTCGGCGGCGCGACATCGCTCCCCGAGATCGCGACGACGGTCAGCGCGTCGGTGCTCGGCCGCGCCGACATCGCCGTAAACAACATCTTCGGCGGCATCGCCATGCAGGTAAGCATCCTGGCGCTCGCCGATGCCGTCATAGGCCGCGGCCCCATCTCGGCGAGTTACCGCCATCCCGGAGTTCTGTTGCAGGGCACCCTGCTCGTATTTGTACTGACGACCGCTACGGCCGCGATCGCCGTCGGCGACACTCTTCTCGCGGGTTTCGGAATCTGGACGCTCGCAATCTTCGTCTTTGTGATCCTGGGTCTGGTCCTCATCAAACGATATGAGCAGAACCCGACGTGGAAACCGATAGAGCTCGAGGAGAAACGGCGTCGGGACGAGGCGGAAGAAGCGGAAGACGAGAAGACGGTTCCCGGCAAACGATTCCGCAGGATGTCGATGCCACGGCTCGTGACGGACATGACGATCTCCGGTCTGGTAGTGCTCGGCGCCGGATTCGCCGTGACCCAGTCGGGGGAACAGATTGCCGAACAGACCGGGATCGGAGGCAGCTTCGCCGGCGCCGTCCTGCTCGCAATCGCGACGTCACTGCCGGAAGTGAGCACGACAGTCGAAGCGGCGCGGCTCGGTGCTCGGATGATGGCGATTTCGAACATCTTCGGGACTAACCTGTTCGATGCGGCTCTACTGTTCGTCGCCGACCTCGGTTACGCCAAAGATGCGGCTGTTCTCAACGAGGTCGGCAGCTTCGCCCAGGTCGGCGCACTCCTCGGGATCGCGTGCACGACGATCTACATGGCTGGCATACTCGAGCGCAAGGATCGATCGTGGCTGCGCCTCGGCCCCGACTCGATCCTAGTGCTGATGGTCTACGGTGGGGGCCTGGTGCTGCTCTACACCCTGCGTTGA
- the ctaD gene encoding cytochrome c oxidase subunit I, with product MKPKTPAADPEPLPYEPPQELQRAQEERLREVWAAPKGWKYWSAVNNTEVGVWYTGAAFLFFLYGGLLALIMRLQLARPGNDLVSAETYNQIFTVHGSVMMFLFAIPVFESIAVIFMPQMLGARDLPFPRLSAFGFWCFLIGGVFLSGSLLFDAAPRGGWFMYPPLTSKYQPGVGADMWLLGFSFIEIAAIAAAVELIVGTLKCRPPGMRINLIPLYCWYVLVAAAMVLFAFPPLIAGSMLLEVERAFKWPFFDPAGGGDPVLWQHLFWLFGHPEVYIIFLPSIAILAMVIPTFARRPIVGYSWIVLAAVGTGFISFGLWVHHMYTTGLPGVSLGLFSAASEAVAIPTGVQIFCFIATMAAGRVARSVPILYVFGTLAIFVLGGLTGVMIALASFDFQAHDTFFVVGHLHYVLIGGAVFPIIAGLYYWFPLLKGKKLSDKLGKIAFWFMFIGFNIAFLPMHFTGLRGMPRRVFTYPSNLGWDTLNLVSTIGAFILGIGIAIIVWDVVRPKKNDPMSERNPWNAGTLEWVPKMPPEAWGIRTIPEIDSRYPIWDQPNFLRDVDQGRFYLPDAEEMERETIVTSPIDATPQQCLRLPGPSFIPLLAAVTIGGFFILGTFYLWMPAIMSLVAGTLVICYWLWIGTAKIPEKEEKDVGLGLKLPLYESGPSSVGWWAVLITMLAISTAFACLIFAYFFYWTIHPDFPPENATGPGVLWPSIALALILGSWGLGLLARRFNSAGKAGGYYGSTLGAITLALAGGASMLAGPWLTGLDPKTHVYPATVWLLCIWTAGHAVVGVIMHLYCFARRLAGKMTAHYDIEIHNVVLFWHFVAITALVTVLTIAGFPLVK from the coding sequence ATGAAGCCGAAAACCCCAGCCGCTGATCCCGAACCGCTTCCGTACGAGCCCCCGCAGGAGCTGCAGCGGGCACAGGAAGAGCGGCTGCGCGAAGTGTGGGCGGCGCCGAAAGGATGGAAGTACTGGTCGGCCGTCAACAACACCGAGGTGGGGGTGTGGTACACGGGAGCCGCGTTTCTGTTCTTTCTGTACGGCGGCCTGCTCGCGCTGATCATGCGGCTGCAGCTCGCCCGGCCGGGAAACGACCTGGTCTCCGCCGAAACCTACAACCAGATCTTCACCGTCCACGGGTCGGTGATGATGTTCCTCTTCGCGATCCCGGTCTTCGAGTCGATCGCCGTCATCTTCATGCCGCAGATGCTGGGCGCTCGCGATCTGCCGTTTCCCCGCCTTTCGGCTTTCGGCTTCTGGTGCTTCCTGATCGGCGGCGTATTCCTTTCCGGATCGTTGCTCTTCGACGCCGCTCCGCGCGGCGGCTGGTTCATGTATCCGCCGCTGACATCGAAGTACCAGCCGGGGGTCGGCGCCGACATGTGGCTTCTCGGCTTCTCGTTCATCGAGATCGCCGCGATCGCCGCCGCCGTCGAGCTGATCGTGGGAACGCTCAAGTGCCGTCCCCCCGGGATGCGCATCAATCTCATTCCGCTCTACTGCTGGTACGTGCTCGTCGCGGCGGCGATGGTGCTGTTCGCCTTTCCGCCGCTGATCGCCGGCAGCATGCTGCTCGAAGTCGAGCGGGCGTTCAAGTGGCCGTTTTTCGACCCCGCCGGAGGCGGCGATCCGGTGCTGTGGCAGCACCTCTTCTGGCTGTTCGGCCATCCGGAGGTGTACATCATCTTTCTTCCTTCCATTGCCATCCTGGCGATGGTCATTCCGACGTTTGCCCGCCGTCCCATCGTTGGCTACAGCTGGATCGTTCTCGCCGCGGTCGGCACGGGTTTCATCAGCTTCGGTCTGTGGGTCCACCACATGTACACGACCGGTTTGCCCGGAGTGTCGCTGGGACTCTTCTCCGCCGCGTCGGAGGCCGTTGCCATCCCGACAGGTGTGCAGATCTTCTGTTTCATCGCCACAATGGCCGCGGGACGTGTCGCACGTTCGGTCCCGATACTCTACGTGTTCGGTACGCTGGCCATCTTCGTTCTCGGTGGTTTGACCGGCGTAATGATCGCGCTGGCATCATTCGACTTTCAGGCGCACGACACGTTTTTCGTCGTCGGGCACCTGCACTACGTGCTGATCGGCGGAGCCGTCTTTCCGATCATCGCCGGGCTTTATTACTGGTTCCCGCTTCTCAAGGGCAAAAAGCTTTCAGACAAGCTCGGCAAGATCGCCTTCTGGTTCATGTTCATCGGATTCAACATCGCCTTCCTGCCGATGCACTTCACCGGTCTGCGAGGGATGCCGCGCCGCGTATTCACGTATCCGTCGAATCTCGGGTGGGACACGCTCAACCTCGTCTCGACCATCGGCGCATTCATACTCGGCATCGGGATCGCGATCATCGTCTGGGACGTCGTGCGGCCGAAGAAAAACGATCCGATGTCCGAACGAAATCCGTGGAACGCGGGCACGCTGGAATGGGTGCCGAAGATGCCGCCGGAGGCATGGGGCATCCGTACGATTCCGGAGATCGACAGCCGGTATCCGATCTGGGATCAGCCGAACTTCCTGCGCGACGTCGATCAGGGGCGCTTCTATCTCCCCGATGCCGAAGAGATGGAGCGCGAAACGATCGTCACCAGTCCGATTGATGCGACACCGCAGCAGTGCCTTCGGCTGCCCGGACCGAGCTTCATTCCGCTGCTCGCTGCGGTCACTATCGGGGGCTTCTTCATTCTCGGGACCTTCTATCTGTGGATGCCGGCGATCATGAGTCTGGTCGCGGGGACGCTGGTGATCTGCTACTGGCTCTGGATCGGTACGGCGAAGATTCCGGAGAAGGAGGAGAAAGACGTCGGCCTTGGGCTGAAGCTGCCGCTTTATGAATCGGGACCGAGCTCGGTCGGATGGTGGGCGGTGCTGATCACGATGCTGGCCATCTCCACCGCATTCGCCTGCCTCATCTTCGCCTACTTCTTCTACTGGACGATCCATCCCGATTTCCCGCCGGAGAACGCGACAGGCCCCGGAGTGTTGTGGCCATCGATCGCGCTCGCGCTGATCCTCGGATCGTGGGGCCTCGGCCTGCTCGCCCGCCGGTTCAATAGCGCCGGCAAAGCGGGCGGCTACTACGGTTCGACGCTCGGCGCGATCACGCTCGCGCTCGCGGGCGGGGCGTCGATGCTGGCGGGGCCGTGGTTGACGGGCCTCGATCCGAAAACACACGTCTATCCGGCGACTGTCTGGCTTCTGTGCATCTGGACTGCGGGGCATGCGGTGGTCGGCGTGATCATGCATCTGTATTGTTTCGCTCGGCGTCTGGCTGGAAAGATGACCGCGCACTACGACATCGAAATCCACAACGTCGTGCTGTTCTGGCACTTCGTTGCAATCACGGCACTCGTCACCGTGCTGACGATCGCGGGCTTCCCGCTGGTGAAATGA
- a CDS encoding mandelate racemase — MTDARIDSVRATAYRIPTEAPESDGTYEWDSTTMVCVEVDAGGRNGFGYSYADVTAASIVNRRFADLLRGHLAMDIEAAWRSMSADLRNIGRPGIGAHAVSAVDTALWDLKAKLLDQPLVTLLGQVRDAVPAYGSGGFTSLDEKALQRQLSDWVADGFTMVKMKVGRAPHDDPKRVTGAKKAIGTSCALMVDANGALSRHQAVAAANRFAESNVVWFEEPVSSDDREGLRWVRSHAPMGMAIAAGEYGYDPWYFAAMLDASSVDILQADATRCLGISGFMKASALCEARHVPLSAHCAPSIHLHAAAASSPLVHVEYFHDHVRIESMLLDGFVAAQDGLLHPPLDRPGHGVALKSADADQWRIA, encoded by the coding sequence GTGACCGACGCGCGCATCGACTCGGTGCGCGCGACAGCTTATCGGATTCCCACCGAAGCTCCCGAAAGTGACGGGACGTACGAATGGGACTCGACGACGATGGTTTGCGTCGAGGTCGATGCCGGTGGTCGCAACGGTTTCGGATACAGCTATGCCGACGTGACGGCGGCCTCCATCGTCAACAGGCGTTTTGCGGATCTGCTCCGCGGCCATCTGGCGATGGATATCGAAGCGGCCTGGCGGTCGATGTCCGCCGATCTTCGAAACATCGGGCGGCCTGGCATCGGTGCCCACGCCGTCAGCGCCGTGGACACGGCACTGTGGGACCTGAAAGCGAAACTACTCGACCAGCCGCTCGTCACACTTCTCGGCCAGGTTCGCGACGCCGTCCCGGCATACGGCAGCGGGGGATTCACCTCACTCGATGAGAAGGCGCTGCAGCGGCAACTCAGCGACTGGGTGGCCGACGGGTTCACGATGGTGAAGATGAAGGTCGGCCGCGCACCGCACGACGATCCGAAACGCGTGACGGGAGCGAAAAAGGCGATCGGCACCTCCTGTGCGCTGATGGTCGATGCGAACGGGGCGCTCTCCCGACACCAGGCCGTTGCCGCTGCGAACCGTTTTGCGGAATCGAACGTGGTCTGGTTCGAGGAGCCCGTGAGCTCCGATGACCGGGAAGGACTTCGATGGGTCCGGAGTCACGCTCCGATGGGCATGGCGATCGCCGCGGGCGAATACGGCTACGATCCGTGGTACTTCGCGGCGATGCTGGACGCTTCCAGCGTCGATATCCTGCAGGCCGACGCCACGCGGTGTCTCGGCATCAGCGGTTTCATGAAAGCGTCGGCGCTCTGTGAAGCGAGACACGTCCCGCTGTCCGCCCACTGTGCGCCGTCAATTCATCTTCACGCCGCCGCGGCATCGTCGCCGCTGGTCCACGTCGAATATTTCCACGACCACGTCCGCATCGAATCGATGCTGCTGGACGGCTTTGTCGCCGCCCAAGACGGTCTGCTGCACCCGCCGCTCGATCGTCCCGGACACGGCGTGGCGTTGAAGTCAGCAGATGCAGACCAGTGGAGGATCGCATGA
- a CDS encoding c-type cytochrome, whose protein sequence is MKLLRQFIDTIVWGTLIVVFSLLPERRDREPKVQRKWRQRFIGAALLIAAAGVTGVLLVLLGLIPVKASSEHLPPVRWFFQFSKIRGFSTQSLGVEAPPDLNRSANVLKGAGQYETTCRPCHGSPELHHPRVAAAMTPHPPYLPEAISKYSKEELFSIIKHGIKFTGMPAWPAKNRDDEVWAMVAFLLAMPELDAAEYHQLAFGPSPPSAAAAPIEDLTGPENLPRVVRERCARCHGADGRGRGSGAFPKLAGQHAAYLVNSLKAYERGDRHSGLMEPVAAGLSDEEMNEMAEYYSSLEPAVGTHGADLALPDEGSSPGYEIAHRGVPAQKVPACADCHGPTHPHPKREYPMLAGQYAEYIVLQLELFEKGHRGGTHYAHLMQEVAPRLTKEQMQAVAAYYESLSGAGEDARTPSTQGVEQHQAPTVDHQH, encoded by the coding sequence ATGAAGCTGCTCCGCCAGTTCATCGACACGATCGTATGGGGGACATTGATCGTTGTCTTCTCGCTTCTGCCGGAACGGCGCGATCGCGAGCCGAAGGTGCAACGAAAGTGGCGGCAGCGCTTCATCGGCGCAGCGCTGCTCATCGCTGCGGCCGGAGTGACCGGTGTGCTGCTGGTTCTGCTGGGTCTGATTCCGGTGAAGGCGAGCTCCGAACATCTGCCGCCCGTGCGGTGGTTCTTTCAGTTCTCGAAGATTCGCGGCTTTTCGACGCAGAGCCTCGGCGTCGAGGCTCCTCCAGATCTCAACCGGTCTGCGAACGTTCTCAAGGGTGCGGGGCAATACGAGACCACCTGCCGTCCCTGCCACGGCAGTCCGGAGCTGCACCATCCGCGCGTAGCCGCGGCGATGACGCCGCATCCGCCCTACCTGCCGGAAGCGATCTCGAAGTATTCGAAGGAGGAGTTGTTCTCGATCATCAAACACGGCATCAAGTTCACCGGCATGCCGGCCTGGCCGGCGAAGAACCGCGACGATGAAGTTTGGGCGATGGTGGCGTTTCTCCTGGCCATGCCTGAGCTCGACGCCGCCGAATATCACCAGCTCGCGTTCGGCCCTTCGCCGCCCAGCGCTGCTGCCGCGCCGATCGAGGATCTCACCGGACCCGAAAATCTTCCGCGCGTCGTGCGCGAACGGTGCGCCCGTTGTCACGGCGCCGATGGCCGCGGCCGTGGCTCCGGGGCGTTCCCGAAGCTCGCCGGGCAGCATGCCGCTTATCTGGTGAATTCGCTGAAAGCGTATGAACGCGGCGATCGTCACAGCGGACTGATGGAACCGGTGGCGGCGGGTTTGTCGGACGAAGAGATGAACGAGATGGCGGAGTACTACTCGAGTCTGGAGCCGGCGGTGGGGACACACGGAGCCGACCTCGCACTCCCGGACGAGGGGTCGAGCCCCGGCTATGAAATCGCTCATCGCGGCGTGCCGGCGCAGAAGGTTCCGGCATGTGCCGACTGCCACGGCCCGACGCATCCGCATCCGAAACGCGAATACCCGATGCTGGCCGGCCAATACGCCGAATACATCGTGCTGCAGCTGGAGCTCTTCGAAAAGGGGCACCGCGGCGGAACGCATTACGCACATCTGATGCAGGAAGTCGCGCCGCGGCTCACAAAAGAGCAGATGCAGGCTGTGGCGGCGTACTACGAATCGTTATCGGGCGCGGGTGAGGACGCCCGCACTCCTTCAACGCAGGGTGTAGAGCAGCACCAGGCCCCCACCGTAGACCATCAGCACTAG
- the coxB gene encoding cytochrome c oxidase subunit II — MVRSAIGLAGILLLAGCSGPQSALMPRGRGADDLAALFWWMTAGAVVIWTGVLALAFWAYKVHPDTGGRRTAMMIVGGGAVFPTVVLAALLFYGLSMMPPLLASAPDGTLRVFVTGEQWWWRVRYFPAGGAPVDLANEIRLPVDEPVEFHLESSDVIHSFWIPNIGGKMDMIPGRRTRLVLHPTATGTYRGQCAEYCGTSHALMAFPVVVMEKEDFARWLEEQRAPARDDPSKGRELFFANGCPACHTIRGTSADGLVGPDLTHVGSRLTLGAGIIPNRSSEFARWIERTDAVKPGVHMPSFGMLPREELAAVAAYLESLE; from the coding sequence ATGGTTCGATCGGCGATTGGTCTCGCAGGCATCCTTCTGCTCGCCGGATGCTCCGGGCCGCAGTCCGCGCTGATGCCGCGGGGGCGCGGCGCCGACGATCTGGCGGCGCTGTTCTGGTGGATGACTGCCGGCGCCGTCGTCATCTGGACCGGAGTGCTGGCGCTGGCGTTCTGGGCCTACAAAGTCCACCCCGACACGGGCGGACGACGCACGGCCATGATGATCGTCGGCGGCGGCGCGGTTTTCCCGACGGTTGTTCTCGCCGCTCTCCTCTTCTATGGTCTCAGCATGATGCCGCCTCTTCTGGCATCCGCACCTGACGGCACATTGCGCGTTTTCGTGACGGGAGAGCAGTGGTGGTGGCGCGTCCGCTATTTTCCTGCCGGTGGAGCTCCGGTCGATCTGGCGAACGAGATCCGCCTGCCGGTGGATGAGCCGGTCGAGTTCCATCTCGAAAGCTCCGATGTCATCCATTCCTTCTGGATTCCGAACATCGGCGGAAAGATGGACATGATTCCCGGCCGCCGCACCCGTCTCGTCCTCCATCCGACGGCCACCGGAACGTATCGGGGCCAGTGCGCTGAATACTGCGGAACCTCGCATGCGCTCATGGCTTTTCCTGTCGTGGTCATGGAGAAGGAGGACTTCGCGCGCTGGCTCGAAGAGCAGCGCGCGCCGGCCCGCGACGATCCGTCGAAGGGGCGGGAGTTGTTCTTTGCCAACGGCTGCCCGGCGTGTCACACGATCCGGGGAACGAGCGCTGATGGCCTGGTCGGACCTGACCTGACGCACGTCGGCAGCCGGCTGACGCTCGGCGCCGGCATCATCCCGAACCGTTCGTCAGAGTTCGCGCGCTGGATCGAGCGTACCGACGCCGTCAAACCGGGCGTGCACATGCCCTCGTTCGGGATGCTCCCTCGCGAGGAGCTCGCCGCGGTGGCGGCATATCTGGAATCTCTGGAATGA
- a CDS encoding cytochrome c oxidase assembly protein produces MKAAALIGGIALLAFLWLGPLPELAAHSFSAHMTLHMGVVAVAAPLIAIGIGPRRLPAMFAPIPLSLVELIVVWAWHAPALHMSARHGPGVMVVEQSMFFAAGLLVWISSLHRIGTGIVALLLTSMHMTLLGALLALTPRSLYAHATSLPDQHLGGAIMLLIGGVSYLFGGLWLTLRLLREQNA; encoded by the coding sequence GTGAAAGCCGCAGCCCTGATCGGCGGAATTGCGCTGCTGGCGTTTCTGTGGCTCGGTCCTCTGCCGGAGCTCGCCGCGCATTCGTTCTCCGCACACATGACACTGCACATGGGAGTAGTGGCAGTCGCCGCACCGCTGATCGCCATCGGAATCGGGCCGCGGAGACTTCCAGCGATGTTCGCGCCGATTCCTCTCTCGCTGGTCGAGTTGATCGTCGTCTGGGCCTGGCACGCGCCGGCGCTGCACATGTCGGCGAGACATGGGCCGGGAGTGATGGTCGTCGAACAGTCGATGTTCTTCGCAGCTGGTCTGCTCGTCTGGATCTCGTCGCTCCATCGGATTGGAACGGGCATCGTTGCGCTTCTCCTCACGTCGATGCACATGACGCTGCTCGGTGCTCTTCTCGCGCTGACGCCGCGCTCCCTCTACGCTCACGCCACATCACTCCCCGACCAGCACCTCGGTGGCGCGATCATGCTCCTGATCGGCGGGGTCTCTTATCTTTTCGGTGGCCTGTGGCTGACGCTGCGGCTTCTCCGGGAGCAGAACGCATGA